The following are from one region of the Gloeomargarita lithophora Alchichica-D10 genome:
- the fusA gene encoding elongation factor G codes for MARITPIERVRNMGIAAHIDAGKTTTTERILFYSGLVHKMGEVHEGTAITDWMAQERERGITITAAAISTRWTKRNPDDPSQPLPGAEEYAVNIIDTPGHVDFTIEVERSMRVLDGVITVLCSVGGVQPQTETVWRQADRYKVPRIIFVNKMDRSGANFYKVYDQVRDRLRANAVPIQLPIGAEDQFQGVIDLVRMCAFQYFDDIGKDIRQVEIPSELMEQAQEFRAKLVEAAAETDDVLTGKYLEGEELTEEEIAAAIRKATITGKMVPMLCGSAFKNKGVQLLLDAVLDYLPSPIDIPAIKGTLPNGEEVERHADDKQPLSALAFKIMSDKFGDLTFVRVYSGVMQRGTYVLNSTKGKKERLSRLVVLKADDRQEVEALQAGDLGAVLGLKDTITGDTLCDDNHPVILETLFIPEPVISVAIEPKTKADIDKLSKALQSLSKEDPTFRVAVDAETNQTIISGMGELHLEILVDRMLREFNVEANVGNPQVAYRETIRRKTTQEGKYIRQSGGKGQYGHVVIQVEPGEPGTGFEFVSKIVGGVIPKEYISPVEQGIREACEGGILAGYPMIDLRVTLVDGSYHDVDSSEMAFKFAGSIAVKEGVMKCGPVLLEPMMKVEVEVPESYLGDIMGNLNSRRGQIEGMASEAGLAKVTAKVPLAEMFGYATDIRSMTQGRGVFTMEFSCYDEVPRNVAETIIKAKGNA; via the coding sequence GTGGCTCGAATCACCCCGATTGAACGCGTGCGAAATATGGGCATTGCCGCCCACATTGATGCCGGTAAAACCACCACCACGGAGCGGATTTTGTTCTATTCCGGGTTGGTGCATAAAATGGGGGAAGTGCATGAGGGCACCGCCATTACCGATTGGATGGCGCAGGAGCGGGAACGGGGAATTACGATTACGGCGGCGGCCATCAGCACCCGCTGGACAAAACGCAACCCGGATGATCCATCCCAACCCTTGCCGGGAGCCGAGGAATACGCCGTGAATATCATTGATACCCCCGGTCACGTGGATTTCACCATTGAGGTGGAGCGCTCCATGCGGGTGCTGGACGGGGTGATCACGGTTTTATGCTCAGTGGGGGGTGTGCAACCCCAGACCGAAACCGTGTGGCGGCAGGCGGATCGCTACAAGGTGCCCCGGATTATTTTTGTGAACAAGATGGATCGCTCCGGGGCAAATTTTTACAAAGTTTACGACCAGGTGCGGGATCGCCTGCGGGCGAATGCGGTGCCGATCCAATTGCCCATCGGTGCCGAAGACCAATTCCAGGGCGTAATTGACCTGGTGCGGATGTGTGCGTTTCAGTACTTTGATGATATTGGCAAAGACATTCGCCAGGTGGAGATTCCCAGCGAATTGATGGAGCAAGCCCAGGAATTTCGCGCCAAATTAGTCGAAGCCGCCGCCGAAACCGATGATGTGTTGACCGGAAAGTACCTGGAAGGGGAAGAACTCACGGAGGAGGAAATTGCCGCCGCCATCCGCAAAGCTACCATTACGGGCAAAATGGTGCCGATGTTGTGCGGTTCCGCTTTTAAGAATAAGGGCGTACAGTTGTTGTTGGATGCGGTGTTGGATTATTTACCCTCTCCCATTGATATTCCCGCCATCAAAGGCACCCTGCCCAATGGGGAAGAGGTGGAGCGCCATGCGGATGACAAACAACCCCTGTCGGCTCTCGCTTTCAAGATCATGTCCGATAAATTTGGGGATTTGACCTTTGTGCGGGTTTATTCCGGGGTGATGCAGCGGGGTACCTACGTGCTCAATTCCACCAAGGGCAAAAAAGAACGTTTGTCCCGCTTGGTGGTGCTGAAAGCCGATGACCGGCAAGAGGTAGAAGCCTTACAAGCCGGGGATTTGGGGGCAGTATTGGGGTTAAAAGATACCATCACCGGGGATACCCTGTGCGATGACAACCACCCGGTGATTTTGGAAACCTTGTTTATCCCGGAACCAGTCATTTCCGTAGCCATTGAACCCAAGACCAAAGCCGACATTGACAAGCTCTCCAAAGCCCTGCAATCCCTTTCCAAGGAAGACCCCACCTTCCGGGTAGCGGTGGATGCGGAAACCAACCAAACCATCATTTCCGGCATGGGGGAACTGCACCTGGAAATCCTGGTGGATCGGATGTTGCGGGAATTTAACGTGGAAGCCAACGTGGGCAATCCCCAGGTGGCCTACCGGGAAACGATCCGCCGTAAGACCACCCAGGAAGGCAAATACATCCGCCAGAGTGGGGGTAAAGGCCAGTACGGCCATGTGGTGATTCAGGTCGAGCCAGGGGAACCCGGCACCGGGTTTGAATTTGTCTCCAAAATTGTCGGTGGGGTGATTCCCAAGGAGTACATTTCCCCCGTGGAGCAAGGGATTCGGGAAGCCTGCGAGGGCGGGATTCTGGCCGGTTATCCCATGATTGACCTGCGGGTGACCCTGGTGGATGGTTCCTACCACGATGTGGACTCCTCCGAAATGGCATTTAAGTTTGCCGGTTCCATCGCCGTCAAGGAAGGGGTGATGAAATGCGGCCCGGTACTGCTCGAACCCATGATGAAAGTGGAAGTAGAGGTGCCAGAAAGTTACTTAGGTGATATTATGGGTAATCTGAACTCCCGCCGTGGTCAGATTGAGGGTATGGCCTCAGAAGCTGGGTTGGCGAAGGTTACGGCCAAAGTCCCCCTAGCGGAAATGTTTGGCTACGCAACGGACATCCGGTCTATGACACAGGGACGGGGTGTTTTTACGATGGAGTTCAGCTGTTATGATGAAGTGCCGCGCAACGTGGCCGAAACCATCATCAAAGCCAAAGGGAACGCTTAA
- the rpsG gene encoding 30S ribosomal protein S7 codes for MSRRRRVKRRPVGADPQHNSRLVNILVSHMLKCGKKNLAYRLVYQALATIQERTGNDPIETLEKAVRNATPLVEVKARRVGGATYQVPVEVRSDRGTALAMRWLTNYSRQRNGKTMAMKLANELMDAANETGASIKKREETHRMAESNKAFAHYRY; via the coding sequence ATGTCACGCCGTCGTCGAGTCAAACGCCGCCCCGTGGGAGCCGACCCCCAGCACAACAGCCGGCTGGTGAATATTCTGGTGTCCCACATGCTCAAATGCGGCAAGAAGAATTTGGCCTATCGCTTGGTTTATCAAGCCCTGGCCACCATTCAGGAACGCACGGGCAACGACCCGATCGAAACCCTGGAGAAAGCCGTCCGCAACGCCACCCCCCTGGTGGAAGTCAAAGCCCGCCGGGTGGGGGGTGCCACCTACCAGGTGCCCGTAGAAGTGCGGAGCGACCGGGGAACCGCCCTAGCTATGCGTTGGCTGACCAACTATTCCCGCCAGCGAAATGGCAAAACCATGGCCATGAAACTGGCAAATGAACTTATGGATGCGGCCAACGAAACCGGTGCCTCCATCAAAAAACGGGAAGAAACCCACCGGATGGCTGAGTCCAACAAAGCCTTTGCCCACTACCGTTACTAG